In Zingiber officinale cultivar Zhangliang chromosome 3B, Zo_v1.1, whole genome shotgun sequence, a single window of DNA contains:
- the LOC122055233 gene encoding glutathione S-transferase T3-like, with protein MSHPYFTPLAIHGYGTPHTTSMSFTPSMSNEPATPTFVPETQLSDRESPIEVVNLEKVISNAEGTRKRSSWTKVEDEVLARSFVTISDNPIIGNDQKADAFWGRVASYYNENLPLGSNTRSANVIRSHWHNTIQKKVYQFNANYNSIIVHIEVVTVMKIY; from the coding sequence ATGAGTCATCCGTATTTCACGCCATTGGCTATTCATGGATATGGTACCCCGCACACAACTAGTATGTCTTTCACTCCTTCGATGTCAAATGAACCTGCAACTCCAACTTTTGTCCCGGAGACTCAACTTTCCGACCGTGAATCCCCAATTGAGGTGGTTAATTTAGAAAAGGTGATTTCAAATGCTGAGGGTACAAGAAAGCGTTCAAGTTGGACAAAGGTTGAAGACGAGGTCTTAGCAAGAAGTTTTGTCACTATCAGTGATAATCCAATAATCGGCAATGATCAAAAGGCGGATGCTTTTTGGGGACGGGTTGCAAGCTACTACAATGAGAATCTTCCCCTAGGTTCAAACACCAGAAGTGCAAATGTTATACGGTCACATTGGcacaatacaatccaaaagaagGTATATCAATTCAACGCAAATTACAATAGTATTATAGTTCATATCGAAGTGGTCACAGTGATGAAGATATATTGA
- the LOC121967745 gene encoding calmodulin-binding receptor-like cytoplasmic kinase 3 isoform X1, producing the protein MLSVSEGFWLCCSLICPCCSSKSNDISEDPVLRGGSTSLDSFELRSISGKTPVTPSRVPPSPSRFSLSPQPNKLEPLNLSLNEIIKLTRNFSSSQIIGEGSFATVYKAELPSGQFIAIKRAKKEHIATIEAEFKNEVELLTKIEHKNLVRLLGYTAKGNELIIITEYVPNGNLREHLDGKYGKILDFSQRLEIAIDVAHGLTYLHLYAEKIVIHRDVKSSNILLNEGFGAKVADFGFARTGPMEADQTHIQTKVKGTAGYVDPEYLKTFRLTVKSDVYSFGILLLEILSARRPVEIRRNPDERITVRWAFNKYNEGNEREILDPEMREVVEDLVVKKIFALAFQCAAPTRRDRPAMREVVEQLWEIRKDYARSRQRS; encoded by the exons ATGTTATCTGTTTCAGAAGGTTTCTGGCTGTGCTGCAGCCTCATTTGTCCTTGCTGTAGTTCGAAGAGCAATGACATAAGTGAGGATCCTGTTCTTCGTGGAGGTTCAACTTCAT TGGACTCATTTGAGCTCAGGTCAATTTCTGGAAAGACACCAGTAACTCCATCTAGAGTACCTCCAAGTCCATCTCGATTTTCACTGTCTCCACAACCAAATAAACTTGAGCCATTAAATCTCAGCCTCAACGAGATCATCAAACTTACAAGAAATTTCTCATCCTCACAAATAATTGGCGAAGGTAGTTTTGCAACCGTCTATAAGGCTGAGCTACCTAGTGGACAGTTTATCGCTATAAAGCGGGCAAAGAAG GAACATATTGCTACCATTGAAGCTGAATTTAAAAATGAAGTTGAACTCCTCACTAAAATTGAGCATAAAAACTTGGTCAGATTACTTGGTTATACTGCTAAAGGGAATGAGCTTATTATCATTACTGAGTATGTGCCAAATGGCAACCTAAGGGAGCATTTAGATG GTAAGTATGGGAAGATATTGGATTTCAGTCAACGGCTAGAAATAGCCATTGATGTTGCTCATGGATTGACATATCTCCATCTATATGCAG AAAAGATTGTCATTCACCGTGATGTGAAGTCGTCGAACATTTTACTAAATGAAGGCTTTGGAGCCAAGGTCGCTGACTTTGGCTTTGCTAGAACTGGACCCATGGAAGCTGATCAGACTCACATTCAGACAAAGGTAAAAGGTACAGCTGGTTATGTTGATCCAGAATATCTGAAGACGTTTCGCCTTACGGTGAAGAGTGATGTTTACTCCTTTGGAATTTTACTGCTGGAAATTCTTTCGGCCCGCCGCCCAGTCGAAATAAGGAGAAACCCTGATGAAAGGATTACTGTGAGATGG GCCTTCAACAAATATAACGAAGGCAACGAGAGGGAAATATTGGATCCTGAGATGCGTGAAGTGGTGGAAGATCTGGTAGTAAAGAAGATATTTGCTTTGGCGTTTCAATGTGCTGCTCCAACCCGCAGAGATCGACCAGCCATGCGGGAAGTTGTCGAACAGCTTTGGGAGATAAGAAAGGACTACGCTAGAAGTCGTCAGAGGTCGTGa
- the LOC121967745 gene encoding calmodulin-binding receptor-like cytoplasmic kinase 3 isoform X2, whose amino-acid sequence MPPMEACIFLIGADPRVDSFELRSISGKTPVTPSRVPPSPSRFSLSPQPNKLEPLNLSLNEIIKLTRNFSSSQIIGEGSFATVYKAELPSGQFIAIKRAKKEHIATIEAEFKNEVELLTKIEHKNLVRLLGYTAKGNELIIITEYVPNGNLREHLDGKYGKILDFSQRLEIAIDVAHGLTYLHLYAEKIVIHRDVKSSNILLNEGFGAKVADFGFARTGPMEADQTHIQTKVKGTAGYVDPEYLKTFRLTVKSDVYSFGILLLEILSARRPVEIRRNPDERITVRWAFNKYNEGNEREILDPEMREVVEDLVVKKIFALAFQCAAPTRRDRPAMREVVEQLWEIRKDYARSRQRS is encoded by the exons AT GCCCCCAATGGAGGCTTGTATCTTTCTAATTGGAGCAGATCCTCGTG TGGACTCATTTGAGCTCAGGTCAATTTCTGGAAAGACACCAGTAACTCCATCTAGAGTACCTCCAAGTCCATCTCGATTTTCACTGTCTCCACAACCAAATAAACTTGAGCCATTAAATCTCAGCCTCAACGAGATCATCAAACTTACAAGAAATTTCTCATCCTCACAAATAATTGGCGAAGGTAGTTTTGCAACCGTCTATAAGGCTGAGCTACCTAGTGGACAGTTTATCGCTATAAAGCGGGCAAAGAAG GAACATATTGCTACCATTGAAGCTGAATTTAAAAATGAAGTTGAACTCCTCACTAAAATTGAGCATAAAAACTTGGTCAGATTACTTGGTTATACTGCTAAAGGGAATGAGCTTATTATCATTACTGAGTATGTGCCAAATGGCAACCTAAGGGAGCATTTAGATG GTAAGTATGGGAAGATATTGGATTTCAGTCAACGGCTAGAAATAGCCATTGATGTTGCTCATGGATTGACATATCTCCATCTATATGCAG AAAAGATTGTCATTCACCGTGATGTGAAGTCGTCGAACATTTTACTAAATGAAGGCTTTGGAGCCAAGGTCGCTGACTTTGGCTTTGCTAGAACTGGACCCATGGAAGCTGATCAGACTCACATTCAGACAAAGGTAAAAGGTACAGCTGGTTATGTTGATCCAGAATATCTGAAGACGTTTCGCCTTACGGTGAAGAGTGATGTTTACTCCTTTGGAATTTTACTGCTGGAAATTCTTTCGGCCCGCCGCCCAGTCGAAATAAGGAGAAACCCTGATGAAAGGATTACTGTGAGATGG GCCTTCAACAAATATAACGAAGGCAACGAGAGGGAAATATTGGATCCTGAGATGCGTGAAGTGGTGGAAGATCTGGTAGTAAAGAAGATATTTGCTTTGGCGTTTCAATGTGCTGCTCCAACCCGCAGAGATCGACCAGCCATGCGGGAAGTTGTCGAACAGCTTTGGGAGATAAGAAAGGACTACGCTAGAAGTCGTCAGAGGTCGTGa
- the LOC121967746 gene encoding calcium uptake protein, mitochondrial-like codes for MLRFLASRLRSTSDCEFGALGKSIAGVLAVGGSGLGLWLLPSSSSYPDSSVSFADSDFERGKPDIGMASNDAERGKKRRYLFADSYRRKVFFKYEKRIRLQSSPEKIFEYFASSKNPEGEICMTPADLMRSVVPVFPPSESDIVREGYLKGEHHPGELHCSPSKFFMLFDTNNDGLISFPEYIFFVTLLSIPESSFSIAFKMFDLDNNGEIEREEFKKVMALMRSNNRQGASHKNGLRIGLKVGGSIEDGGLVEYFFGKDGKASLPHDKFVQFLSNLHDEIVRLEFTHYDFHSRGSISAKDFALSMVASADMNDINKLLERVDELNNCPSLRDICISFEEFKAFAELRRRLRPLAIAIFSYGKVIGLLTKQDFIRAASHVCGITLTQNVVDIIFHVFDANEDGNLSSEEFLRALQRQETEIQLPREAGIMGHLLCMLNCSRRCSSPRVC; via the exons ATGTTGCGCTTCCTTGCTTCGAGACTGCGTAGCACGTCAGATTGCGAGTTCGGGGCGCTAGGGAAATCGATCGCCGGGGTACTGGCTGTTGGGGGATCGGGTCTTGGTCTTTGGCTGCTTCCCTCGTCCTCGTCCTACCCCGATTCTTCTGTATCCTTCGCCGATTCGGATTTTGAGCGGGGTAAACCTGATATTGGAATGGCTTCAAATGATGCCGAGAGGGGAAAGAAAAGAAGATATTTGTTCGCAG ATTCGTACCGTCGAAAGGTATTTTTCAAATATGAGAAACGGATAAGGCTGCAAAGCTCTCCTGAAAAG ATTTTTGAGTACTTTGCCTCATCTAAGAACCCAGAAGGAGAAATATGTATGACACCTGCTGATTTGATGAGATCAGTTGTTCCTGTTTTTCCTCCATCAGAGTCTGATATTGTGAGAGAAGGATATCTAAAAGGAGAGCATCATCCTGGGGAATTGCATTGTTCTCCATCTAAATTTTTTATGCTTTTTGATACTAACAACGATGGACTTATTTCCTTCCCGGA GTACATATTTTTTGTGACATTACTGAGCATTCCTGAATCAAGCTTCAGCATTGCTTTCAAAATGTTTGATCTTGACAACAATGG AGAGATAGAAAGAGAAGAGTTCAAGAAAGTGATGGCATTGATGCGCTCTAACAACAGACAAGGCGCTTCTCATAAAAATGGATTACGTATTGGTCTAAAAGTTGGGGGTTCTATAGAGGATGGAGGTCTGGTTGAGTACTTCTTTGGCAAAGATGGGAAAGCGTCTCTCCCACATGATAAATTTGTTCAATTTCTTAGTAATTTGCACGACGAG ATTGTGCGCCTAGAGTTCACACATTATGACTTTCATTCAAGAGGGTCTATATCTGCAAAAGACTTTGCATTATCAATGGTTGCTTCAGCAGACATGAACGATATAAACAAGTTACTAGAAAGAGTGGATGAATTGAACAATTGCCCTTCTCTTAGAGATATCTGCATTAGCTTTGAG GAGTTTAAGGCATTTGCTGAGTTGCGTAGAAGATTGAGACCGTTGGCAATAGCAATCTTTAGCTATGGGAAAGTAATTGGCTTGTTGACAAAGCAAGACTTCATAAGGGCAGCATCCCAT GTCTGTGGAATCACATTAACTCAAAATGTGGTCGATATCATATTCCACGTGTTCGACGCAAATGAGGATGGGAACTTGAGCTCAGAGGAGTTCTTGAGAGCCTTGCAGCGACAAGAAACTGAGATCCAATTGCCTAGAGAAGCTGGCATCATGGGGCATTTGTTGTGCATGTTAAATTGCAGTCGACGCTGCTCCTCGCCTCGAGTCTGCTAA
- the LOC121967747 gene encoding 40S ribosomal protein S11-like — MAEQTEKAFLKQPKVFLSSKKTGKGKKPGKGGNRFWKNIGLGFKTPREAIEGTYIDKKCPFTGTVSIRGRILAGTCHSAKMNRTIIVRRNYLHFVKKYQRYEKRHSNIPAHISPCFRVKEGDHVIIGQCRPLSKTVRFNVLKVIPAGSTSGGKKAFAAV; from the exons ATGGCGGAACAG ACGGAGAAGGCTTTCCTTAAGCAGCCGAAGGTATTTCTTAG CTCCAAGAAAACTGGGAAAGGGAAGAAACCTGGTAAGGGCGGCAACAgattttggaaaaacattggGCTAGGGTTCAAGACCCCGAGGGAAGCAATTGAAG GGACTTATATTGATAAGAAATGCCCATTCACTGGAACTGTCTCAATCAGGGGCCGAATTTTAGCTGGTACATGCCATAGTGCCAAAATGAACAGAACCATCATTGTAAGGAGAAACTATCTTCACTTTGTGAAAAAATATCAAAG GTACGAAAAGAGACACTCAAATATACCAGCACATATTTCTCCCTGCTTCCGCGTGAAAGAGGGTGACCATGTTATTATTGGGCAGTGCAG GCCTTTGTCTAAGACTGTAAGGTTCAATGTGTTGAAAGTCATTCCTGCCGGATCAACTAGTGGAGGCAAGAAGGCTTTTGCAGCCGTTTGA